In Buchnera aphidicola (Cinara curtihirsuta), the genomic window TCTCCAAATATGTATGACATTGAACCAGAAAGAATTCCTTGAAATTTAATTAAACGGTCACCTGAATCTATTAAATTTTTTAAATTCTGAATAATTGGTAAACCTGCTCCAACATGTGTTTCATAAAAAAATTTTTTATTATATTTATTAGATGTATTTCTTATTTTTATATATTCAGATAATTTTGATGAATTAGATTTTTTATTAGCTGTAATAATATGAAATCCAGATTTCATAATTAAATTATATTGATTAGCAATACTTTGGCTTGATGTACAATCAATTAAAATAGGAATTAAATAACCATTTTTTTTTGCTAAATTTAAAATATTTTTTAAATAAAAAATTTTGGTAGATTTTTTAAATTTATTAATCCATTTATTTGGTTTAATGTTTTTTTTGTTTACGATATATTTTTTAGAGTTTGCAATAAGATTAATATTTATTTGAATAAGTTTTTTTTTTAATATTTTACGCTGATTAAAAATTATTTTTAGTAGTTCTAATCCAACTCCCCCAATACCAATTAAGAAAATATTTATTGGTATTATTTTATTGATAATTAAATTATGAATTTTTTTTATTATTTTAATAATATTTTTATCTTTTAACACTATTGACAGTGATATATTTGATATATTATGTGATATAAATAATATTTTATTATTAAAACTATCTACAATTGAACAAATATTTTTTAAAATTACAGTGTTATGTTTTGTAATATTACTACTAATTATAGAAATAATACTTAGTTTTTTTAATAAAATAATTGGTTTTAATATTTTTTTTTGTATTTCTATACTAAAAATTTTTTCTAATTCATTTTTAATATTAATTGAGTGATTTTTTTGAAAATAAAAATTAATTCTGTTGTCTGATATAGATTGATTATATAAATATGTAATAATATTATTAGAAGATAAATATTTTGATAGTTTATATGAGATTTTTTCTATATTATAATTTTTTGATATAAATATATTTACTAAAATGATTTTATTTAAATATGTAATTCCTTTAATTTTTTTATCATTTTTTTTATTTTGATTACTAATTATAGTTCCCGAGTTTTGTATATTATTTGTATTTTTAATAATGCATGGTATATTATATTTTTTTAAAGGTTTTATAGAAGCAGGGTGAATTACTTTAGCTCCTAAATAAGCTAGTTCTAGTGTTTCTTGATATGTTATTTCTGATAATAAATGGGTATTTGATATTATATTAGGATCTCCTGTATATATTCCATTTACATCAGTCCAAATTTCACAGGTGTGAGAATTTGTACATATAGATAAAATTGTTGCAGAGTAATCAGACCCATTTCTTCCTAAAACAACAAGTTTTTTTAATTTATTTCCAGCTATAAACCCCGGCATAAGAATAATATTTATTTTTGAAAAATTTAATTTTTGAAAACGTTTTTTTGACTTATTTATATTTACTATAGCATTAAGATAATTACCAGTTGCTGCAATTAATTTAACTGGATTAATTACCATGATTTTGTTTTTTTTTATTTTTAATAATTCATTCATTAATTGGACAGAAATAATTTCTCCTATACTAATTATTTTGGCATATATATTATCTGGACATTTTGCTAATGATTGTATATTAGAAAATTTATTATACAATTTTTTATATTGTATAATTATTTTTTTTTGTGTTTTTTCTTTAGGATATTTATTT contains:
- the thrA gene encoding bifunctional aspartate kinase/homoserine dehydrogenase I — protein: MKTLKFGGTSLANAEKFIQVSSIITNKIKNNQISVVLSAPATITNQLENAIKKCIEKNIIPIKKLNIIKNFFFNLIKNIHLLENKYPKEKTQKKIIIQYKKLYNKFSNIQSLAKCPDNIYAKIISIGEIISVQLMNELLKIKKNKIMVINPVKLIAATGNYLNAIVNINKSKKRFQKLNFSKINIILMPGFIAGNKLKKLVVLGRNGSDYSATILSICTNSHTCEIWTDVNGIYTGDPNIISNTHLLSEITYQETLELAYLGAKVIHPASIKPLKKYNIPCIIKNTNNIQNSGTIISNQNKKNDKKIKGITYLNKIILVNIFISKNYNIEKISYKLSKYLSSNNIITYLYNQSISDNRINFYFQKNHSINIKNELEKIFSIEIQKKILKPIILLKKLSIISIISSNITKHNTVILKNICSIVDSFNNKILFISHNISNISLSIVLKDKNIIKIIKKIHNLIINKIIPINIFLIGIGGVGLELLKIIFNQRKILKKKLIQININLIANSKKYIVNKKNIKPNKWINKFKKSTKIFYLKNILNLAKKNGYLIPILIDCTSSQSIANQYNLIMKSGFHIITANKKSNSSKLSEYIKIRNTSNKYNKKFFYETHVGAGLPIIQNLKNLIDSGDRLIKFQGILSGSMSYIFGELDDNKTLSEATKNAKELGFTEPNPKDDLSGIDIARKLLILAREFGYSLELSDVKIEEILPDCFKKIDNKKVFLSKLKKIDNLFIKKTKKAKKEKKVLRFIGTIKNNGKCSVKIKSVNNKNPLYYIKNGENIFVFYTKYYQPIPLIIRGYGAGNSVTASGIFSDLLRIAL